GAGGGCCCCGAGAGCTGCAACACCTCCAACATGATCGCCCTGAGCGGCAGCCTCTTCGAGCAGAGCGGAGACGCGCGCTACCTCGACTACATCGAGCGGGCGCTCTACAACCACATCCTGTCGACCCAGCACCCCGACGGCGGCGTCGTCTACTTCACGTCGCTCCGGCCCGCGCACTACCGCGTCTACTCGAGCACGCACGAGTCGATGTGGTGCTGCGTCGGCTCGGGGCTCGAGAACCACGCGCGCTACGGCGAGCACGCCTACGCCCGCGACGGCGACGACCTGGTGATCGGCCTCTACCTGCCCTCGACCCTCGACTCGGCCGAGCACGGCGTCCGCGCGCGGATCGAGACCGCCTTCCCCGCCTCCGACGAGGTGGTGATCACGGTCGAGCTCGAGCGTGCGTGCCGGGTCCGGCTGCGCCGCCCCTCCTGGGCCGAGACGTTCGACGTGAGCACCGCGGTCGAGGAGGCGGGACCCGGCTTCGTCAGCACGGGGCCGCTCGCTCCCGGTCGGCACGAGCTGCGGGTGCGCCTGGGGCTCGAGCTCCGGGCGGAGGCGCTCCCCGACGGATCCGCGTGGTCCGCCTTCTCGTTCGGCCCGGTCGTCCTCGCGGCGCGCGCCGACTCCGACGACCTCGACGGGCTGCGCGGCGGCGGCGAGCGGATGGGCCACGTGGCGGCGGGACCGCTCCGCGACCTCGCGGCCACCCCGGTCGTGACGGCCGAGCGCCCCCTCGACGCCGTCGCCGTGCTCGACCGCCACGCGCTGACCGCGACCCTCGAGACCGACGCCGGCTCCGTCCTCCTCGAGCCGTTCGTGCGGATCCACGACACCCGGTACACCGTCTACTGGCCGACCGGCGCGGATCCGCTCGCGCGCCGGGCCGAGCTCGCCGCGGCCGACCGCATCGCCGCCGACGACGCGGCCGTGATCGACTCCGTCGCGGCGGGGGAGCAGCAGCCCGAGTCGGACCACGCCCTGGTGGGGCACGGTTCCCGCGCCGGCGGCTCCGGCGGCGGACACTGGCGGAGTGCTCAGGGCCCGGACGGCTGGTTCGGCTACACCCTGACCGACCCGGAGCAGCTCGCCGCGATCCTCCGGGTGCGACTGCGCTCCACCCACGGTGAGCAGGAGTTCCGGATCGACGACCGCCCGCTCGGCGAGCCCGTCGCCCGCGTCGAGGGCGACGGAGTGATCGCCCTCGACTTCGCGATCGAGCCGGAGCCCGGCCGCGACGGTCCCGTCCGCTTCTCGGTGCACGCGGTCGGAGCGGGCCCCACGCGGGAGCTGCTCGGCGTGTCCCTGCTGCGCGCCGCCGGCCTGCCACACTGACCGGATGCACCCCGCCGACGCCTGCCCCTGCGGAAGCCGCAGCCACTACGCCGACTGCTGCCGGCCCGCGCACCTCGGCGAGACCCCGTCGCCGACCGCGGAGCGCCTGATGCGCAGCCGCTACAGCGCCAACGTGCTCGGCAGCGCCCCCTACCTGCTCGCGAGCTGGCACCCCTCGACGCGCCCGCCGAGGGTCGACCTCGACGACGATGTCCGCTGGCGGCGCCTGCAGATCGTCGACACGGCGTTCGGAGCCGAGGACGACGACGAGGGGCTCGTCGAGTTCCGCGCGTCGTACCGCTCGTCGACGGGTGCGGGCCTCGTGCACGAGCGCAGCCGCTTCCTCCGCGAGGACGGGCGCTGGTACTACGTGGACGGCGATCTGCTCGACGGAGTCTGACCGCAGCCGCCCGACGCCGCCGGCTCCGATCTACGCTGGAGTCATGGCCAAGGAGTTCCGCCGGGCGGACGACGCGTCGCGCTACGAGCTGCATCTCGACGGGACGCTCGTGGGCGTCCTCGACTACCGCGAGAACGACGAGAGCGTGTCGCTCGTGCGCTCCTTCACATCTCCGCCGTTCCGCGGCCGCGGCCTCGCGGGCGAGCTCGTGGCGTTCGCGGTCGACGACATCGAGTCCTCGGGCGAGCGCGCGGTCGTGCCGATGTGCTGGTACGTCGGCCAGTGGTTCGAGCAGCACCCCGAGAAGTCCGGCCTGCTGAGTCGCGGGGCCTGACGCCGGGCGGTCCCGACCGTCGGGCAGTCCCGGCCGTCGGGCAGTCCGGACCGTCAGACGGTGACGAGCGGTTCGACGCCGGCGAGGTCCGGGCCGAGCCCG
The genomic region above belongs to Rathayibacter sp. VKM Ac-2759 and contains:
- a CDS encoding beta-L-arabinofuranosidase domain-containing protein; amino-acid sequence: MLRRFPLGSVRLLPGEFADAQATGLRYLLDLDPDRLLAPFLREAGLPAGEGYGNWESGGLDGHIAGHALSAAALMLAATGEPAVRERMETLLDGFERAQEADGTGYLGGIPRGRALGEELSRGEVDADLFSLNDRWVPLYNLHKTLAGLLDAAQHGGSARALDMAVRLADWWLGVSAGLDDAAFETMLHTEFGGMNDALARLAEAVDDPSRAAAYRAEAHRFSHRALLDPLLAGRDELDGLHANTQIPKVIGYARLAGELLPAARFFWETVTRDRTVAIGGNSVREHFHRAADFTSMVTDREGPESCNTSNMIALSGSLFEQSGDARYLDYIERALYNHILSTQHPDGGVVYFTSLRPAHYRVYSSTHESMWCCVGSGLENHARYGEHAYARDGDDLVIGLYLPSTLDSAEHGVRARIETAFPASDEVVITVELERACRVRLRRPSWAETFDVSTAVEEAGPGFVSTGPLAPGRHELRVRLGLELRAEALPDGSAWSAFSFGPVVLAARADSDDLDGLRGGGERMGHVAAGPLRDLAATPVVTAERPLDAVAVLDRHALTATLETDAGSVLLEPFVRIHDTRYTVYWPTGADPLARRAELAAADRIAADDAAVIDSVAAGEQQPESDHALVGHGSRAGGSGGGHWRSAQGPDGWFGYTLTDPEQLAAILRVRLRSTHGEQEFRIDDRPLGEPVARVEGDGVIALDFAIEPEPGRDGPVRFSVHAVGAGPTRELLGVSLLRAAGLPH
- a CDS encoding YchJ family protein, producing the protein MHPADACPCGSRSHYADCCRPAHLGETPSPTAERLMRSRYSANVLGSAPYLLASWHPSTRPPRVDLDDDVRWRRLQIVDTAFGAEDDDEGLVEFRASYRSSTGAGLVHERSRFLREDGRWYYVDGDLLDGV
- a CDS encoding GNAT family N-acetyltransferase; this encodes MAKEFRRADDASRYELHLDGTLVGVLDYRENDESVSLVRSFTSPPFRGRGLAGELVAFAVDDIESSGERAVVPMCWYVGQWFEQHPEKSGLLSRGA